One segment of Myxococcus xanthus DNA contains the following:
- a CDS encoding helix-turn-helix transcriptional regulator — translation MEKTLASRLGGAARLARTRLNLTQADVAERIGIASEVYGRLERGHMLPSIQTFRRLCTVLSISADEALGLKPVQEVKWAAEPPSDYGESAELRRLMRRAKQLDRTSIRILSVLAAQFKPRG, via the coding sequence ATGGAAAAGACTCTCGCATCCCGCCTTGGCGGAGCGGCTCGCCTTGCTCGGACCCGACTGAACCTGACCCAGGCCGACGTGGCGGAACGCATTGGCATCGCGAGCGAAGTCTATGGCCGGCTCGAGCGCGGGCACATGCTGCCGAGCATCCAGACGTTCCGCAGGTTGTGCACGGTGCTCTCCATCTCCGCGGACGAGGCGCTGGGCCTCAAGCCGGTGCAGGAGGTGAAGTGGGCCGCCGAGCCGCCCAGTGACTACGGCGAGTCCGCGGAGCTGCGGCGGCTCATGCGCCGGGCCAAGCAACTGGACCGGACGTCCATCCGGATCCTCAGCGTGCTCGCGGCGCAGTTCAAGCCGCGCGGCTGA
- a CDS encoding response regulator, with protein MLTFLFVDEDPRSLAALRRLVRDLPGGKRFARCVEEALALVKEEAPSVVVTGDLLPDGDGLGLLEQVRASHPRTACALHAVMPPLARDITWMDRAAPPSEVHALLRMLGIGAASMGSPR; from the coding sequence ATGCTGACCTTCTTGTTCGTGGACGAAGACCCACGTTCACTCGCCGCGCTGCGGCGTCTCGTGAGGGATTTACCCGGCGGCAAGCGCTTCGCCCGCTGCGTGGAGGAGGCCCTCGCGCTCGTGAAGGAAGAAGCGCCGTCCGTGGTGGTGACGGGCGATCTGCTCCCGGACGGAGACGGGCTGGGGCTGCTGGAGCAGGTGCGTGCGAGCCACCCCCGCACCGCCTGCGCGCTGCATGCGGTGATGCCGCCCCTGGCGCGGGACATCACGTGGATGGACCGCGCCGCGCCACCCTCGGAGGTGCATGCCCTGCTGCGGATGCTGGGCATCGGTGCAGCATCGATGGGAAGCCCGCGTTAA
- a CDS encoding metallophosphoesterase family protein — MKLYAISDLHLRHNDNRLALQALPAHPEDWLIVAGDVGETLAEMELMLSTLTQRFRQVIWVPGNHELWTMPSEQPQLKGEARYQRLVSLCRSYGALTPEDPYPRWPGPGPERVIVPMFLGYDYTFRPDHVPADKALEWAWEDDLLCTDEVLLHPEPHASRAAWCAARVEATRARLDALPPGCATVLVNHYPLRYEHVRLPRIPRFSIWCGTKQTEDWHTRYRAEVVVSGHLHMPATLWRDGVRFEEVSLGYPVQWKYRGVHAWESCLRVILPGPTP, encoded by the coding sequence ATGAAGCTCTACGCCATCAGCGACCTGCACTTGCGCCACAACGACAACCGCCTGGCGCTCCAGGCGCTTCCGGCCCATCCGGAGGACTGGCTCATCGTCGCGGGGGACGTGGGCGAGACGCTGGCGGAGATGGAGCTCATGCTGAGCACCCTCACCCAGCGCTTCCGCCAGGTCATCTGGGTGCCCGGCAACCATGAGCTGTGGACCATGCCGTCGGAGCAGCCGCAACTGAAGGGTGAGGCGCGCTACCAGCGGCTGGTGAGCCTGTGCCGCAGCTACGGCGCCCTCACGCCGGAGGACCCCTACCCCCGCTGGCCCGGCCCTGGCCCCGAGCGCGTCATCGTCCCCATGTTCCTGGGCTACGACTACACGTTCCGCCCGGACCATGTGCCCGCGGACAAGGCGCTGGAGTGGGCCTGGGAGGATGACCTGCTGTGCACCGACGAGGTGCTGCTGCACCCCGAGCCCCACGCCAGCCGCGCCGCCTGGTGCGCCGCGCGCGTCGAAGCCACGCGGGCCCGGCTGGACGCCCTCCCCCCGGGCTGCGCCACCGTCCTCGTCAACCACTACCCGCTGCGCTACGAGCACGTGCGGCTGCCGCGCATCCCCCGCTTCTCCATCTGGTGCGGGACGAAGCAGACGGAGGACTGGCACACCCGCTACCGCGCGGAGGTCGTCGTCTCCGGCCACCTCCACATGCCCGCGACGCTGTGGCGTGACGGCGTGCGCTTCGAAGAGGTGTCGCTGGGCTACCCCGTGCAGTGGAAGTACCGGGGCGTGCACGCGTGGGAGAGCTGCCTGCGCGTCATCCTCCCCGGCCCCACGCCGTAG
- a CDS encoding M4 family metallopeptidase, whose protein sequence is MVQKRVRGALGIAALSVVVGCNESTPAPEADKPTDAAKAAMLENGAKVILTDNQKVAQFVTGLSIALPDIPAAGPKALNASALASVVDAVAPTFRLEPGNLVFKKAHTDKQGDSHYRYSVKHNDIPVLGGELILHARNGKVFAANTNVRSDLRAELKATIAGEIATSAVDSDRETLKGWVTDKNPELVYWRVDDELRLMYKVVQHGNKADGTPVRDWVLVDARNADVMLRIPQIKESLDRRLHNGNNTSTLPGAVVRIEGAAPVADPVVNTNYDHLGTVYDCYNTLFGRDSIDNAGGTLISTVHHRVNYVNAFWDGTQMVYGDGDGVTATNLANSLDVTAHELTHAVTDNESDLIYSGESGGLNESMSDVFGAVCEWYGDGADEVSPRHWLIGDDVWTPSIPNDALRYMNDPALDGDSLDHYHNYVPGTGVHYSSGISNLAFYLLSQGGTHPRGKSTIVVAGIGIEKAAQIFYKANTLMVPTSNFEAAKTISEQAAAQLGYDAATIESVSNAWKAVGVSVPVPPPPTDPIVKDTPVVVSGGANEKKYFEVTVPEGAYNLRFTLSGGTGDADLYVRYNNAPTTALYDCRPYAGGNNEVCTFAAPQHGKWYAMVNGYRAYSDATLTVTWEGGFVPIESGIAVENLSGAAGSSQVFILDVPERRPGQGKNNIYIQTGEGKGNPDLYVKRGGAPTHADYDCRSVKDHQSEKCNLINAPAGRYYIEVYGAKDGFEGIVLIGSFLEPLPK, encoded by the coding sequence ATGGTGCAGAAGAGAGTTCGCGGAGCGCTCGGTATTGCGGCGCTGTCTGTCGTTGTCGGTTGCAACGAGTCCACCCCTGCCCCCGAGGCCGACAAGCCTACGGATGCCGCGAAGGCGGCGATGCTGGAGAATGGCGCGAAGGTCATTCTGACGGACAACCAGAAGGTGGCGCAGTTCGTCACCGGTCTGTCGATTGCTCTGCCGGATATTCCTGCCGCGGGTCCCAAGGCGCTCAACGCGTCCGCGCTGGCCTCGGTCGTCGACGCCGTGGCGCCGACGTTCCGCCTGGAGCCGGGCAACCTGGTCTTCAAGAAGGCGCACACGGACAAGCAGGGTGACAGCCACTACCGCTATTCCGTGAAGCACAACGACATCCCGGTGCTGGGCGGCGAGCTGATCCTGCACGCGCGCAACGGCAAGGTCTTCGCGGCGAACACCAACGTCCGCAGCGACCTGCGCGCCGAGCTGAAGGCGACCATCGCGGGTGAGATTGCCACGTCCGCGGTGGACTCCGACCGCGAGACGCTCAAGGGCTGGGTCACCGACAAGAACCCGGAGCTGGTGTACTGGCGCGTCGATGACGAGCTGCGCCTGATGTACAAGGTCGTCCAGCACGGCAACAAGGCGGACGGCACGCCCGTTCGCGACTGGGTCCTGGTGGACGCGCGCAACGCGGATGTGATGCTGCGCATCCCGCAGATCAAGGAGTCCCTCGACCGCCGCCTCCACAACGGCAACAACACCAGCACCCTGCCGGGCGCGGTCGTGCGCATCGAGGGCGCGGCGCCGGTGGCGGACCCCGTGGTCAACACCAACTACGACCACCTGGGCACCGTCTACGACTGCTACAACACCCTGTTCGGTCGTGACTCCATCGACAACGCGGGCGGCACGCTCATCAGCACCGTGCACCACCGCGTCAACTACGTGAACGCCTTCTGGGACGGTACCCAGATGGTGTACGGCGATGGCGACGGCGTGACGGCCACCAACCTAGCCAACTCGCTGGACGTGACGGCGCACGAGCTGACCCACGCCGTGACGGACAACGAGTCGGACCTCATCTACTCGGGTGAGTCCGGCGGCCTGAACGAGTCGATGTCCGACGTGTTCGGCGCGGTGTGCGAGTGGTACGGCGACGGCGCGGACGAGGTCTCCCCGCGTCACTGGCTGATTGGCGACGACGTGTGGACCCCGTCCATCCCGAACGACGCCCTGCGCTACATGAACGACCCGGCGCTGGATGGCGACTCGCTCGACCACTACCACAACTACGTGCCCGGTACCGGCGTGCACTACAGCTCCGGTATCTCCAACCTGGCGTTCTACCTCCTGTCGCAGGGCGGCACGCACCCGCGCGGCAAGAGCACCATCGTGGTGGCGGGCATCGGCATCGAGAAGGCCGCGCAGATCTTCTACAAGGCCAACACGTTGATGGTGCCGACGTCCAACTTCGAGGCCGCGAAGACCATCTCGGAGCAGGCCGCGGCGCAGCTCGGCTACGACGCCGCCACCATCGAGTCGGTGTCGAACGCGTGGAAGGCCGTTGGCGTCAGCGTCCCGGTTCCGCCTCCGCCGACGGACCCCATCGTCAAGGACACGCCGGTCGTCGTGTCGGGTGGCGCCAACGAGAAGAAGTACTTCGAGGTCACGGTGCCGGAAGGTGCCTACAACCTGCGCTTCACCCTGTCGGGTGGCACGGGTGACGCCGACCTGTACGTCCGCTACAACAACGCGCCCACCACCGCGCTGTATGATTGCCGCCCGTACGCCGGTGGCAACAACGAGGTCTGCACCTTCGCGGCTCCGCAGCACGGCAAGTGGTACGCGATGGTGAACGGCTACCGTGCGTACTCCGACGCCACGCTGACCGTGACCTGGGAGGGTGGCTTCGTCCCCATCGAGAGCGGCATCGCCGTGGAGAACCTCTCGGGCGCGGCGGGCTCCTCGCAGGTGTTCATCCTCGACGTTCCGGAGCGTCGCCCGGGCCAGGGGAAGAACAACATCTACATCCAGACGGGCGAGGGCAAGGGCAACCCCGACCTCTACGTCAAGCGCGGTGGCGCCCCGACGCACGCGGACTACGATTGCCGCAGCGTGAAGGACCACCAGTCGGAGAAGTGCAACCTCATCAACGCTCCGGCCGGCCGCTACTACATCGAGGTCTACGGCGCGAAGGATGGCTTCGAGGGCATCGTCCTCATCGGCTCCTTCCTCGAGCCGCTGCCCAAGTAG
- a CDS encoding NADPH:quinone oxidoreductase family protein, producing MRALQLQRLDGPDGLQLVDVPEPEAGDSVLIDVVAAGVSFPDLLLTRGQYQLKPALPFIPGVEVAGVVRQAPAGAGVKPGQRVMAFSFGLGGFAEVAAIQPEMVFPIPADWSFEAAAGVVMNYHTAHFALHRRGRLKAEESVVVHGAAGGVGTAAVQVARGAKARVIAVVSDERKADVARRAGAHEVLLSTGDWVAQVREKTGGLGANVVVDPVGGDIFDKSLKCLAPEGRLLVVGFASGRIPEVQVNRLLLRNIDVVGVAWGGFLLHEPSLTPTIAKDLEAMADRGVLTPVVGPVFPLEQGAQALRELDARRATGKVVLRMREG from the coding sequence ATGCGCGCATTGCAGCTACAGCGGCTGGACGGCCCTGACGGGCTCCAACTGGTGGACGTGCCCGAGCCCGAGGCGGGGGACTCGGTGCTCATCGACGTGGTGGCGGCCGGGGTGAGCTTTCCGGACCTGCTGCTCACCCGGGGGCAGTACCAACTCAAGCCCGCCCTGCCCTTCATTCCGGGCGTGGAGGTGGCCGGCGTGGTGCGGCAAGCCCCCGCGGGCGCGGGGGTGAAGCCCGGGCAGCGGGTGATGGCCTTCAGCTTCGGACTGGGCGGCTTCGCCGAGGTGGCCGCGATTCAGCCGGAGATGGTGTTCCCCATCCCCGCGGACTGGAGCTTCGAGGCGGCCGCGGGCGTGGTGATGAACTACCACACGGCGCACTTCGCGCTGCACCGGCGAGGCCGGCTCAAGGCGGAGGAGAGCGTCGTGGTCCATGGCGCCGCGGGAGGCGTGGGCACGGCGGCGGTGCAGGTGGCGCGCGGCGCGAAGGCACGCGTCATCGCCGTGGTGAGCGACGAGCGCAAGGCGGACGTCGCCCGGCGGGCCGGCGCGCACGAGGTGCTGCTGTCGACCGGAGATTGGGTCGCGCAGGTGCGGGAGAAGACGGGCGGCCTGGGTGCCAACGTGGTGGTGGACCCGGTGGGCGGCGACATCTTCGACAAGAGCCTCAAGTGCCTGGCGCCCGAAGGCCGGCTGCTGGTGGTGGGCTTCGCGAGCGGGCGCATCCCCGAGGTCCAGGTGAACCGGCTCCTGCTGCGCAACATCGACGTGGTCGGCGTGGCCTGGGGCGGCTTCCTCCTGCACGAGCCATCCCTGACGCCCACCATCGCCAAGGACCTGGAGGCCATGGCGGACCGTGGTGTGCTCACGCCCGTCGTGGGCCCGGTGTTCCCGCTGGAGCAGGGCGCGCAGGCCCTGCGTGAGCTCGACGCCCGGCGCGCCACGGGCAAGGTGGTGCTGCGCATGCGCGAAGGCTGA
- a CDS encoding XdhC family protein, producing the protein MKDLDAILRARAQARGPLVLATVVEVSGSAYRRPGARMLMSEDGWLAGGISGGCLEADIVRKAFFWTTTGPRLLRYDSTSNTAEDEGAFSFALGCNGVVDVLLERWEAGAGEALSFAAEAREAGRRAVVATVYRGPANAVGSRLKLRDDGTEAGQLSGALGDAVREAAREALEAGRTWSGPCGGADVLVEVVEPPHPLVLFGSGFDVAPVVNQAAALGWHVTVVADRPAQALRRRFPQAHAVVSAKAPDAPSAVPLSPRALAVLMTHSLPQDRELLARLLPRPLRYLGVLGPRSRTDRLLAELPSPPTDAHLEKLHAPVGLDLGAEGAEEIALSIIAELQAVVAGREGGKLRERRAPIHTAAPLPAQRLA; encoded by the coding sequence ATGAAGGACCTGGACGCCATCCTCCGCGCGCGGGCGCAAGCTCGCGGCCCCCTGGTCCTGGCCACGGTGGTCGAGGTATCGGGCTCCGCCTACCGGCGGCCGGGTGCGCGGATGTTGATGAGCGAGGACGGATGGCTCGCGGGCGGCATCAGCGGCGGCTGCCTGGAGGCCGACATCGTCCGCAAGGCCTTCTTCTGGACCACCACCGGGCCCCGCCTGCTGCGCTACGACTCCACCAGCAACACCGCGGAGGACGAAGGTGCCTTCTCCTTCGCGCTGGGCTGCAACGGCGTGGTGGACGTGCTGCTGGAGCGCTGGGAGGCGGGCGCGGGCGAGGCCCTCTCCTTCGCCGCCGAGGCGCGGGAAGCGGGGCGCCGGGCGGTGGTGGCGACGGTGTACCGGGGCCCCGCGAACGCCGTGGGTTCCCGGTTGAAGCTCCGCGATGACGGCACCGAAGCGGGCCAACTGTCCGGCGCACTGGGCGACGCCGTGCGCGAAGCCGCACGCGAGGCGCTGGAAGCGGGCCGGACGTGGAGCGGCCCCTGCGGCGGCGCGGACGTGCTGGTGGAAGTCGTGGAGCCGCCCCATCCCCTGGTGCTCTTTGGCAGCGGATTCGACGTGGCCCCGGTGGTGAACCAGGCCGCGGCCCTGGGCTGGCATGTCACGGTGGTGGCGGACCGGCCCGCGCAGGCCCTGCGGCGCCGCTTTCCCCAGGCCCATGCGGTGGTGTCGGCGAAGGCCCCGGACGCGCCCAGTGCGGTGCCCCTATCGCCCCGTGCGCTGGCCGTGCTGATGACACACAGCCTGCCGCAGGACCGCGAGCTGCTGGCGCGGCTCCTCCCACGGCCCCTGCGCTATCTGGGCGTGTTGGGACCTCGCTCGCGCACAGACCGATTGCTCGCGGAGCTGCCCTCCCCGCCCACCGACGCACACCTGGAGAAGCTGCACGCGCCCGTGGGCCTGGACCTGGGCGCGGAAGGCGCGGAGGAAATCGCCCTGTCCATCATCGCCGAGCTTCAAGCGGTGGTCGCCGGACGCGAGGGCGGCAAGCTTCGCGAGCGGCGCGCGCCCATCCACACCGCCGCGCCCCTGCCGGCGCAGAGGCTCGCATGA
- a CDS encoding nucleotidyltransferase family protein, with product MTVGVVLLAAGGSSRLGHPKQLVRYQGSTLVRRAAEAAASLRCGPVVVVLGASRDAVAAELTGLPVRTVDHADWAAGPGGSLRAGLGALRETEPPALNAVLVLLCDQLRVDAAHLRTLLDTFERTRASVVASAYEDTRGVPALFARDVFPELDALSPGQGARGVIARVASRVVDVPLPGGGDDVDTPEDVSRLT from the coding sequence ATGACGGTGGGCGTGGTGCTGCTGGCCGCGGGCGGCTCCTCGCGACTGGGCCACCCCAAGCAACTGGTGCGATACCAGGGCTCGACGCTGGTGCGGCGCGCCGCCGAGGCCGCGGCCTCCTTGCGGTGCGGCCCCGTGGTGGTGGTGCTGGGCGCGTCGAGGGATGCGGTCGCGGCGGAGCTCACAGGCCTCCCCGTGCGCACCGTGGACCATGCGGACTGGGCCGCAGGCCCTGGAGGCTCACTGCGCGCGGGGCTCGGTGCGCTGCGGGAGACGGAGCCCCCCGCGCTGAACGCCGTGCTCGTGTTGCTGTGCGACCAGCTTCGCGTGGATGCCGCACACTTGCGGACGCTGCTGGATACCTTTGAACGGACTCGCGCGTCCGTGGTGGCCTCCGCCTACGAGGACACTCGAGGCGTACCCGCCCTCTTCGCGCGTGACGTCTTCCCGGAGCTGGATGCGCTCAGCCCGGGCCAGGGCGCGCGTGGTGTGATTGCGCGCGTGGCCTCGCGCGTGGTGGACGTCCCGCTGCCCGGGGGTGGCGACGACGTGGACACGCCCGAGGATGTCTCGCGGCTGACGTGA
- a CDS encoding HAD family hydrolase codes for MSASSSRGILFDLDGTLVDSLPDIIDSFLHAFGHLGLPAPTYEQVRALIGHPLDWMYSQFAPDHVPALCVAYREHYPLNFHRRSRPYPGVVEVLRALRERGYLLAVATTKRPDMARKFVDAMGLGPLLHHVQGTDGFPHKPAPDVIHHALAALGTGGLWMVGDTALDLRAGQAAGLRTYAVTWGTHPVDVLAGASPDELQPDLQRLLTHLPPLA; via the coding sequence GTGAGCGCTTCCTCTTCTCGCGGCATCCTCTTCGACCTCGACGGCACGCTGGTGGACTCGCTGCCGGACATCATCGACAGCTTCCTCCACGCCTTCGGGCACCTGGGGCTTCCGGCGCCGACCTACGAGCAGGTGCGTGCGCTCATCGGCCATCCGCTGGACTGGATGTACAGCCAGTTCGCGCCGGACCACGTCCCCGCGTTGTGCGTGGCCTACCGTGAGCACTACCCGCTCAACTTCCACCGGCGCTCGCGGCCCTATCCGGGCGTGGTGGAGGTGCTGCGCGCGCTGCGCGAGCGGGGCTACCTGCTGGCGGTGGCCACCACCAAGCGTCCCGACATGGCGCGCAAGTTCGTGGACGCCATGGGCCTGGGCCCGCTGCTCCACCACGTCCAGGGCACGGATGGCTTTCCGCACAAGCCCGCGCCCGACGTCATCCACCACGCGCTGGCAGCCCTGGGCACGGGCGGGTTGTGGATGGTGGGGGACACCGCGTTGGACTTGCGCGCGGGGCAGGCCGCGGGGCTGCGGACCTATGCCGTCACCTGGGGCACGCATCCGGTGGACGTGCTCGCGGGCGCGTCACCGGACGAGCTTCAGCCGGACCTGCAGCGGCTCCTGACGCACCTGCCGCCACTGGCGTGA
- a CDS encoding DUF6311 domain-containing protein, with protein sequence MRPALPERLRRIQDTVASFIVANAGPLGAAGVGLLAFLAIYGPAALNPTRLAWLIRDDFSQHLLGWLFFRNEPLRFPLGAIDGYLHPLGTTLGYMDAIPWVALLLRPFSSLLPADFQYIGPWMCMCLMLQGASSAWVARRMGATVPQQWLVGALLVLSPTLLARMSMAHEALCAHWTIVLLVGLNLIPQRDAREAKQALGIALALCVFAAGVHPVITAMVLPLALALCMRTALEQRLPWRWPLLGAVVNVGVVLVLFYVLGYLGTVRTLGADAFGGFSADLLAFVNPMGYRDSWSRFLGPLPRQGAQYEGFGYLGLGVLFALWAALILLVRDAPLVARQWRRLVPVGLVALGLGFFALSSRITLQGELVADLTGLYAPVMRWVEPFRSSGRFVWPLYYLLALGSALALIRLPRPAVAPSLLALALVLQAFDVNLGRGHQAKEGPAWNTQPSDALREAAAGRKHLVLYPPQMHDGSGRGCRAGPMDFHRWAYRAYLLGLTFNSGYVARLDDARAQPYCLGLDDDIRAGKLDPETIYLSIPQRLHEFRAIRGTRCVQEERLWMCVLEQAPAAPLEHASP encoded by the coding sequence GCGAACGCGGGCCCGCTGGGGGCCGCCGGAGTGGGGCTGTTGGCGTTCCTGGCCATCTACGGTCCGGCGGCGCTGAATCCCACCCGCCTGGCCTGGCTCATCCGTGACGACTTCAGCCAGCACCTGCTGGGCTGGTTGTTCTTCCGCAACGAGCCGCTCCGCTTCCCGCTGGGCGCCATCGACGGCTACCTGCATCCGCTCGGGACGACGCTCGGCTACATGGACGCCATCCCCTGGGTGGCGCTGCTGCTGCGGCCGTTCTCCAGCCTGCTGCCCGCCGACTTCCAATACATCGGTCCGTGGATGTGCATGTGCCTGATGCTGCAGGGCGCCTCCTCCGCGTGGGTGGCGCGGCGGATGGGCGCGACGGTGCCGCAGCAGTGGCTGGTGGGCGCGCTGCTCGTGCTGTCGCCCACGCTGCTGGCGCGCATGAGCATGGCGCACGAAGCGCTGTGCGCGCACTGGACCATCGTGCTGCTGGTAGGGCTCAACCTGATTCCGCAGCGGGACGCGCGCGAGGCGAAGCAGGCGCTGGGCATCGCGCTGGCGCTGTGCGTGTTCGCCGCGGGCGTGCACCCCGTGATTACCGCCATGGTGCTGCCGCTCGCGCTGGCGCTGTGCATGCGGACCGCGCTGGAGCAGCGGCTGCCCTGGCGGTGGCCCCTGCTGGGCGCCGTGGTGAACGTGGGCGTGGTGCTGGTGCTCTTCTACGTGCTGGGCTACCTCGGCACCGTCCGCACCCTGGGCGCCGACGCCTTCGGTGGGTTCTCCGCGGACCTCCTGGCGTTCGTCAATCCGATGGGCTACCGGGACTCCTGGTCGCGCTTCCTGGGGCCGCTGCCGAGGCAGGGCGCCCAGTACGAAGGCTTCGGCTACCTGGGGCTGGGCGTGCTCTTCGCGCTCTGGGCCGCGCTCATCCTGCTCGTGCGGGACGCGCCGCTCGTCGCGCGGCAGTGGCGCAGGCTGGTGCCGGTGGGGCTGGTGGCGCTGGGCCTGGGCTTCTTCGCGCTGTCCTCGCGCATCACCCTGCAAGGCGAGCTCGTCGCGGACCTGACGGGCCTCTACGCGCCGGTGATGCGGTGGGTGGAGCCCTTCCGCTCCTCCGGCCGCTTCGTGTGGCCGCTGTACTACCTGCTGGCGCTGGGCTCCGCGCTCGCGCTCATCCGCCTGCCTCGGCCCGCGGTGGCACCGTCGCTGCTGGCCCTGGCGCTGGTGCTGCAAGCCTTCGATGTGAATCTGGGGCGGGGCCATCAAGCGAAGGAAGGGCCGGCCTGGAACACACAGCCGTCCGATGCGCTGCGCGAGGCCGCTGCTGGACGCAAGCACCTGGTGCTCTACCCGCCGCAGATGCATGACGGCTCCGGGCGGGGCTGCCGCGCCGGGCCCATGGACTTCCACCGCTGGGCTTATCGCGCCTACTTGCTGGGGCTCACCTTCAACAGCGGCTACGTCGCGCGACTGGATGACGCGCGCGCGCAGCCCTACTGCCTGGGGCTCGACGACGATATCCGGGCGGGCAAGCTCGACCCGGAGACCATCTACCTCTCCATTCCGCAGCGGCTCCATGAGTTCCGCGCCATTCGCGGTACGCGCTGTGTGCAGGAGGAGCGGCTGTGGATGTGCGTCCTGGAGCAGGCGCCCGCTGCTCCGCTGGAGCACGCCTCGCCCTGA